The Laspinema palackyanum D2c genome segment ATATAGGTTTTGTTACCTTGCTGTAACCACCTCTGATTTCACCCTTGCCCCTTGAAAACCGCCCATCCGGTTAGCGGGTCGCTAAGGGACTAAGGGCAGTTTTATTTTTAATCTCTCCCCGATGGAAAATCCATCCCCGGTTGGATGGCACTCCCCCAATTGTGAAGATATCTTAAGAAAAGTAACAAAATTGACAACAACTTTCCGGGTCAGATTGATAGGCTATCAATCCCTAACCGGAGGAGGTAAGAACGCTGATGACTTCAATCAACTTAGCCCAATCGACCCGGAAATCGCTGATTGCGGATTTTTTCCAAAAATCCGAGGGCCGATGGCATTCCGATCGCCGCTACTATACCTTACCCGAGGGGAACACCCAGGAAATGGTGAGCATAATTACGGTGCGGTTTTTAGAACCAGGCTGTCCAGAACTGATAGAACTGGCAAAACGCCATCAACTGCCGGAACAGAATGCCCTCACCTGTGGCAGTGAAGTCTCCTGGGAAAGTAGAGAGTCGGTTTCCGGCAAAAAGAAATCTGCCGGGAGTACCCTGTTTGGCGCGAGAGAAAATATCCTCTATCGGGACAGCGGCTTTTTAACTCGGGACCCGGTACAAGCGACCTTTTACTTTGCCAATCCTCAAACTTTGTGCCTGAAAACCGAATATAATGGCTCGGTTTTTGAGGAAGAATTAAAACTGATTGGCGATCGCTACCGGACCCGCCAAACCATCATCTCTCGCGCCGGAGAACAACAAACCATCGGTCAGTATTTAGAAAAGCGTATCGAAGAATAGGATTTGACCGCTAAAATAGGAAAGCATCGGGAAACGGGAAGAGTTTAATTTCTAGCCCTTCCCTCAGATGAAAGTCATCCCGTTTCCCCTAGGGACGAGTGTGATTAAACAAAATCCTATTATTAAGCGCGTGAATCGAAGATCTTTTTTAATGAGCCTCAGTACCCTCGCCCTTGCTCAAGTGTTGAGCGGATGTGGGACTGTTGATCGCCAAACTCTCAAAATTCTGCTGTTGAAAAGTTCCATTCCCGCCCAAGCAATGGGGGAATTCCGCAAGCAACTGGACAACCGGGCGGTTTTAAACTTTTCCCCTGCGGCACAGTTAGACGAGTTGTTTCGACTCCTGCAACAGTGGAAAAAACCCCCATCCAATAACTCGGGTCGCCGATGGAATCTGCCGGGGAGGAATCAAGATGCTGGACCCTCTAACTTGGCAGATTTGGTGACGTTAGGAAATTACTGGTTAGAACGGGCGATCGCCCAAGAACTGATTCTCCCCCTGGACCCCACCACCCTAGAACAATGGGACAACCTCCCCTCCCAATGGCAAACTTTGGTCCGACGAAATGCTGAAGGAAAACTGGACCCCGAGGGTCAGGTTTGGGGCGCACCCTATCGTTGGGGAACCACGGTGATTGCCTATCGGGCGGATAAATTCAGCGATTTAGGCTGGACACCCCAAGATTGGAGTGATTTGTGGCGTCCGGAACTGCGCGATCGCCTCTCATTGCTGGACAGTCCCCGGGAAGTGATTGGGTTAACCCTCAAAACCCTCGGTCACTCCTACAATCGCGATCGCCTCGATGATATTCCCGAACTCAAAGACAAACTCCTCGCACTCCATCGCCAAGCTAGACTCTATAGTTCCGATACCTATCTCCAACCCTTAGTGCTTGGAGATACTTGGGTCGCTGTGGGATGGTCCACCGATATCCTGGCAACCATGCAGCGCAATCCTAAAATTCGCGCCGTGGTTCCTCCCTCGGGAACAGCGTTATGGTCAGAATTGTGGGTCCGACCGGCAGGACCCAATCCAGTGAACACAGAAACACCACCCCCCGCTTCTGCTTTGGCAAACCAATGGATCAATTTTTGCTGGAGCCCGGAAATGGTGGTTCAACTTTCTCAATTGAGTAAAGCTGCCTCTCCCATGTTGTTGAATCGGGACCGAGGAGAGTTACCCAACGCCTTGCAAACTGATGGGATACTCTTACCCACTGCCGAGGCGATCGCCAATAGCGAATTTATCGAACCCCTCACCCCCGAGATTGCGGAAACATATCAGGCCCTCTGGCGAGAAATCCGGCTGAGTTAAGGGTTGGAATGGCCCCAGTTTTACGGCGCTTGGCTATCTAATACCTGGGAATCCAGCCACAAATTGCAGGCGACTGGTTCTGAGGTACAGGTATAAGTCCCTAACAGTCGTTGCTGACGAGTAAACACCCGGATGTTGTACCCGTAATCCTTCGCTACTTGCCCGAAATGATTCAAAAACTCATAGCGTTGCAGGTAATCCAACAAACTCCAGCTTTGACGGTTGACAATCAGATCCACCGTGCCTGTATCCTCTCCATTCCGGGGGTAGGCTAACCAGTTCTCGACCAGTCTATACCCAAACTGTTCGTTAACCCACCATAAAGAAGGAACCGTCACCCCAGTTTGAGAAATCGTGTAATTCGTGGTGATATTAAATTCGGCGGGATCGATTTCCGGTGGGATGGTTAGGAACTGTAATGGGGGTTTTTCCGGAGGCATCTGTTGGAGTTCTAAAGCCGGGAGTTTGCGATCGTCCGGTGGTACCAGGTCCTCTACTGCTTCTAATGCTGGCGCGGAAGTTTGAGTCAATCCGACTCTCGCCCAAAGTGGAATTAACCCGAGTAGGAGTAAATAGAGAACAATTCCAGGCAACGCGAGTGGACTACTCCCCTGCAATTGCTCAGTTAGATAAATTTTATCGCGTTCTGTTGGCATATTTTTTTTATTTAAAATCCCTGCTAGTCTGTCGAAACCGTAACGGTTAGAAACCGGGTTTCTTCACAAAGTTTTGGCTTTTTTTCAGCCAATTGGTGCGAGAAACCCGGGTTCTGGTCTATCGGTTAAATAATCTCAATCGGATTACCCCCATAACCGCCGACCGGATTTACCCTTGAGGCGATCGTGCGTATCTTCTAAGAGTGCTGGGATATTCAGTTGTTCTGGACATCGGGGTAAACAATCTCCGCAGTCGGTACAGCGATTTCCTTTCATGCCGGGAAACCAATGTCCGGCATTTTCAAACATGGAATATCGGTATTGACCATAGTCGGTCATGGAGTAAGCAACGGCAAGATTTCTTAATCGTAAGATTTCGGGAATATTAATAGCTTCCGGACAAGGCAAACAGGCATAACATTGACTGCATTGATCTGAACCTAAAACCTGGGTGGCATGGGTTTCTAAGCGGTTGATGGTGTCTTGTGGGATGGGAATAGCTGTGCTGTCGTTTTGGTCTATCGGGTTCTGGAGAAAGGACAGGCGATCGAGCAGGGTGAGTTCTTCTGGGTTGGCGGCCCCAAAACTTAAGGTGGTAATGCGCGGGTCACTTAACAAAAACTGATAGTTAAATTCTAGGGGAGTTAAGGGATGACAGAGTTGGGAAAGTTGCTCTGGTGGGGTATGAAGTTTTCCCCCTTTGTCCGCCGGAGAAATAATAAAAATGCCTAAATCTTTTTGATGCGCTAAGGCGACTGCGGCAGCATTGCGCTGGAAGAAATAGTAGTAATGTAGATTAATAAATTCAAATAAATCGGTGTTAATAGTCTCTAAAATTAAATCTAAGCTGCCATGAGTAGAAAATCCGAGATGTCGAACTCGACCATCCCTCAAAGCTTGGTTAATCCCCTGCATTCCTCCCTGAGAGTCCAACACCCACTCTAAATGTTGGCGGGTATTGATTCCATGAATGGTTAACCCATCCAAATAATTCACCTTGAGCCGGTCTAATGATTCATCAATGCACCGTTCCACTTCTTCCGCCTTCCCTGACGGAGGGAGTTTAGTGGTGATGTACAATTGTCCTCGCTGAACCGGAGAGTTTCCCTGCAACAATTCCATCAGAGCGATTCCGAGATATTCTTCACTGTTGCCATATCCTCGGGCGGTTTCCAGATGGTTGATTCCCCGTTTCACCGCTGCTTTGACTGTGGCGATCGCATTTTCTGGGGACGCCAAATATCGCATCGTTCCCAGGGAAAAAATAGACAGAGATAGATTGGTTTTTCCAAATCGGCGGTAATCCACGATTTACCTTTTTTCCTCAGATTTCGTTCCAGGGAGGAAGGCCGGGAATTGAGGAATTAGAATGCCCAGATTCTAGGGTTTCTCTTGATTCTAAATTCTTGATTCCCCTTGCTTCCGCATCCCCTGAAACGCTCTACGATTCTTGCACTTCTCCACTACCCGGACCAAATTCTTTACGCTGAATGAAATCTTCCGGGCTAATGTTAGAAACAAAGTCACGGAACGCTTGCCGTTCTGCTTCATCTGCTTCTCGATCCACGGGAATCGAGGCATCCGCCACGACTTCTTCCATCACCCAAATCGGGCTGTTGGTCCGTAGTGCTAAGGCGATCGCATCGGAAGGACGGGCATCAATTTCCTTAATCACTTCTCCGTGACGAAGCTTCAGGACTGCATAGAACGTATTGTCTTGTAAAGCATGAATAATAATCCGGTCTAAACTAAGCTCATATTCTTCTAGGATATTTACCATGAGATCATGGGTCAAAGGCCTAGGCGGTTTTTGGCTTTCGAGGGCGCTAATAATTGACCTAGCTTGGTCTTGGCCTATATAGATCGGCAGAGCTCGTCGATCTCCGGCGTCTCTGAGGAGCACTATCGGACTCCTTGTTGCTGCATCTAATGCAATTCCAGCGACTTTCATCTCAATCATCGGCTCGGCCTCTTTAAGAACACGCTATGGGGGATAATGAACTCGACACTTCTTTTGTAAGTCTCGTTCTCCGGTTTCAGACAGGTCCATGTTTCACTATAACGTTAAGGCAAAACGGTTAGGTTCAACCCGAAGTGCAGTCGCATGGTCCCTACCTCTGCTCGGCCACTGTGCTTTTTTTAGCTTGATAAATTCCAGTATGCCTTCTTCTTTGGCCGCTTAGATCCCTCTTTTGCCAGGAATTTAATAAAAATTTTGACAGGGGATTGGCAAAAATAGTAACGAACTGTCGAGAATTTATGCAATTTCAAGGAAAACGCCATGTTTACCGGATTAATTCAGGGATTAGGCACGATTGAGGCGACTGGGACAGAAAATCTCAAAATTTCCTGTCATTCCGGCGCGGAAACGGTGCTCACGGATTTAGCATTAGGGGATAGCGTCGCCGTTGATGGGGTTTGTTTAACCGTCGTCGAGATTTTGCCCCGAGGTTTTGTGGCGATCGCCTCCCCGGAAACCCTCGATCGCACCACCCTCGGCAGGGTCTCCCATACCTACGTCAATCTCGAAACCTCTCTGCGCGTCGGCAGCAAATTAGGCGGTCATTTTGTTACAGGTCATGTGGATGCGATCGGCTGTCTGCAACAGTCCCTCCAAACCGCCAGTTCCTGGGAAATGACCTTCACGGCACCCCCCGCTTCCCAACTGCTATGGCAGCGCCAAATTGCCCCCTATATCGTTCCCAAAGGCAGCATTGCAGTCAATGGCATCAGTCTCACCATCGCTGACTGTGATGAAAAAGGCACTTACTTTACCGCTGCGGTCATTCCCCACAGCTATGCCGAAACCAACCTGCGCCATCTCCAACTCGGTCACTGGGTTAACCTAGAAGCCGATATTTTAGGCAAATATGTTGGTAAATTCATCCGGTCCCGTTTCGCTTCTCCCATTGAGGAAAACCCCTCTGATGAGGCCATTCCCTCCCTTTCCGGTTTTGACCCGATTTCTCCCTCTTTTCTGGCCGAACATGGTTATCTTTAATGGTTAAGTTCACTATCACCCCGGCACATTTTTTTTCCTTCAGGGGTTGCGTTTTTTTCGGGGTTTTGATATATTATGTTATAATGGATATATAATCACTTTTTTTATAAGAGTCAAGCTTCCCATTATCACATAATACGGCATCGGGTGCAACAACACAAGCCCCGATGCCTATTTTTTTTAGGCGCGGCTGTAAAGAATTGTTAAGCCAAACCCAGTCGTTTTTAATTGTTCGTAGTAACGACTTCAGTCGTTTTTAATTGTTCGTAGTAACGACTTCAGTCGTTTTTAATTGTTCGTAGTAACGACTTCAGTCGTTNNNNNNNNNNNNNNNNNNNNNNNNNNNNNNNNNNNNNNNNNNNNNNNNNNNNNNNNNNNNNNNNNNNNNNNNNNNNNNNNNNNNNNNNNNNNNNNNNNNNAACGACTGAAGTCGTTACTACAAACATCAGAAGATAACGACTGAAGTCGTTACTACAAACATCAGAAGATAACGACTGAAGTCGTTACTACAAACATCAGAAGATAACGACTTCAGTCGGGACCTTGAACATTGGAGGGTTACTCCGTCGCGGGGATGGTGACTTCTAAGGTGACTGGAACCGGAGGGAGGGGGAGTGGGGGCGCGGTAGGAACATCCAGTAAGGTTGTGGAAGCCGTTTCCAGATTGACTGGGGAATTCAAGAATGCCAGGGGGGGAGCGGGTGCGGGCATCTCTAAAGAGGGTAGAGTCGTCAGCGCCGGGTTATCCGAGGTGGGAGTGGCAATTTGGGGGGCTGTCTCTAAAGACCCAATTAATTGGGCGAGGGCATATTCCATTTGTGTTCCGGGATCCATTGCCATCCAGCCTTCGGGAGTTAACTCCCGCAGTTCAAAGTGGAGATGAGGTCCGGTGGAGTTGCCGGTACTGCCGACTTCTCCAATGACTTGACCCTGTTCTACGACTTCTCCGGGTTGGACAAAGATGCTGGAGAGGTGAGCATAGAGGGTTTCCAGGGTGGAATTTTGGTGTTGGAGGACCACGGTTTGACCATAGCCTCCCATCCAATCGGCGATCGAGACGGTGCCACTATAGGCAGCAACCACGGGAGTTCCGGTGGGTGCACCTAAGTCGATGCCGGAGTGAAAGCGGCTGCCGCCAAAAATCGGATGGATCCGCCAGCCAAATAATGAGGTAATTTCCGAGGGAATTGCCAGGGGGAAAATCATGCTGCTGTTGCCGTTTCCGGGACGACTGGACCGCCTCAGACGATTCCAGTCGAAGTTGCGCGCAGCGGTTTTGGTGCGATAGTGGATGCCGTCAATATCAGCTTTTGCTGACTCTTGCGGGTAGACAGGGGCAGTCCTAAAAGGGACTTGCGGCAATGCGGCGTAGGAGGGTTCGGGCTCTGCATAGTAAACGGGTTCAGCGGGTGCAGCGGCATCGCCTACTGGGGCGGCGATCGCCGGGGGTTCCAGGGGTTGCAAGCCAGGACTGTAGAGATTCGCCTGTTGTGCTTGCTGAATGGATGCCGGAACTGGCAGGCGCTCCTCGGCGTAACGATGCTGTTCGCTCTCCTGAGATGCTTCCGGGATGGGTTGTTCACCCCACGCCGCCTCTTCCACAACTTCCGGTGGAGGGGGTGCGATCGCACTGAAGGAGTCCGACTCTTCCGGTGCAGGTGTAGCTACGGCACTAGCTTCGGCAGCGGCGGAGTTATTCGGGGTGGGGAGACTATAATCTGTGGGATCGACGTAAAGATTGCTTTGGTGGATATTCTGGAGGGTGGGTTCGGCGTTGGCTGTTTCCGGGGTGGGGTAATCTTCCGGTGGGGCGATCGCCTCTCGTCTGTATCCTCCAATTGGATCCGGTTGTGCCATCAGGGTCTCAGAGGCTGAGTCCGATTCAGGATACCACGGGGTCACCCCAGCACTATCTAAGGGGTCCGGGGAAGCATCTTCAGCAAACCAAGGGTCTGCCTGGATTTCCTCAACGAATCCCGAAACTGGAGCATCAGAACCCTCTAAGGGTTGTAACAGTGCAGCACTCGTTGAGACTTCCGGTTCTGAGGGAACCGCTTCAACCGGCGGGGGAGCCATTTCAGCTTGACCAAAAGGGTCTGCTGCATCCGATGGAGTCTGCGCGTTAGCATCTGTGTCTCCACCAAGCAAGCTGAGGGAGGGAATCAAAGCGAGTCCCTGCAACAGGAGAGAAACCTGACAAATAATACTTAAAGGAGTGCGGGAAAGTTGATTTCGCTGGCTCATTTTTAATTTGCTCTTCGCTATAGATTCCTAGAAGGATTAACGGTTTCAAAGCAGGGTTCTACACAGCAAACACCGCGCAGTTAGGCCCTGAGAATGGGATACCCCTGGTTAATTGTACCGGGCATCAACTCAATTTCTTCGAGAGTAGAAGCACTTGTAAAAGCAGAGTTGGGATCCGGTGACGACGATGGGGTGAGACGAACGCGCAGTTCTCCCGTATCGCTGACGCCGAGGACAACCCCTGCGGACCCTTCTACCGCAACGGGTTGACCGATGCCAACCATCAGGTTTTGGTAGGAGGGGAGCAAGGTCCCTACTCCTTTCTCATCAAACGTTTGATATCCGGAGGCGACTGCCCAGAGGGTTAGGGCCGCCAAGGTTTCCAGAGATGTGATCTCAGGATGAGGGCGATCGCCTAGGAAGGTTTGGAGGTTAATCCCGGTTTCGGGGACTGGGTTGGACCAATTAATGCCCACTCCGACGACAGCTTTGGTAATTTGTCCCTGATGGATTTTGGTCTCAGTGAGAATGCCCCCCAATTTGTAGCCCTCCAGAATCAAATCGTTAGGCCATTTTAGGCTGACTGGGATATTGTAGGCGCGGAACGTGGTTGCCAGTCCCCAGGCGCTACAGAGGGTCAGCAGTAGTGCATCCTGGGCGCTGAGGTTGGGGGTGAGGGCGAGGGAGAGATAAAGACCCCCGGGTGATGATTCCCACTGGCGTCCCCGCTGTCCTTTTCCCGCAGTTTGACGGGTAGCAATGACCACCGTTCCTGGGGGCGCACCGGCAGCTAGGAGGGTCCAGAGGGTTTCATTGGTGGAGGAGACTTGATCCAAGATTTGAATAGAAAAGTCGAGGGATGACGGCGACAAGGACGGGTTTGAGGCGAAACCCCCGTCGGTCATTCCCGGATTGATGGTGTGCTGCGATCGCAGACACCGCAGAATATTTTCTATGCAGTCTTGATTCAGGCCCACAGGAGCGGTTTGGATAAAGAGTCCGTGGTCTAAGGTAGCATAAAATGCGAATTCACACTGAAAAATTTTGGGATTTCTTCCAGTTGGGATTGTAGTCTGAGCCTGTCGCTCCTCCCCTGAATCATTCCTTGAGTAATTATTGATCTTCAAACTAAAGATGCATACTTGGCACTGGCGGAATTGGAACGGACTGCCCTATTTGACTTGTAGTTTACTGGAACCTTGGGCTCACGGCTTTTTTACCCAACAATTTTGGCCGCGATCGCCCGAGGAGTTGGTGGAGGTATTGCAACCCACGGCATCGGTGTATCGCGTCAAACAGGTGCATGGGAATAGGGTGTTGAGTACCCAGACTTTGACCCCCCAGGTTCGGGAAGAAGAGTTAGTAGAGGATGCACCACAGAAACCGGAGGCGGATGGGTTGATGAGTGCAGGGTCCCAGGAAGCAATCTGGGTTTGTAGTGCAGATTGTTCGCCGGTATTGATTGGGGATATGCGATCGGGACAGGTGGCGGCGTTGCATTCGGGATGGCGAGGGACTGCGGAAAATATTGTAGCGGTGGCGATCGCTGAAATGGTGAAGCAAGGGAGTCAGTTGGAGGAATTACGAGTGGCGATCGGGCCCGCCATTTCCGGCCCAGTGTATCAAGTCAACACTGAAGTTGCCATCCAAACCTGTGCCAGTCTAGTGGATTTAGACAATCCTGAAAACATTTTAAAAACTGTTCAAGACTTCCCCAATCCTCCCATCTTACCCGACTCCGAACCCGGAAAATCCCGCTTAGATGTCCGACGCACCATTGAGTTACAGCTAGAGAAATTGGGGATAACTTCCGAACAAGTTGCCATTTCCCCCCATTGCACCTACCAAGACCCCGAGAACTTCTTTTCCTACCGCCGAGATGGACTAAAGAAAGTCCAATGGTCAGGAATTGTTTCTTGGTAATTCAGCCACGGGGGCTGACTCTTTGTCTAAAATTGTTTGGTCTCCACAAAACCTTATAAAGAAGAGTTTTCTCCTAACTTACGCAGATTTGGAGAGATAAGCTTGTAGGGGCGAAACATCAATTCGCCCCTATTAAAGATAACGGTCCGGTATCCTTCCTGTTGGATACTTTAATATTCCCTAAAGTAGTCGTCTTGATAACTATCAGGAGAGTTCGATGGTGTTGTTTCCGTGTAACCACAGGTGCGAAATCCCACGAAAAATGGGCTTATGCAGTTTATAAAATTTAAAACAAAAAGTGATGAACTCAATAAAGCTAACGCAATTATTATTGAAATAAAGGTTTTAATAGCTTCTCTTAAATCGGCGAAAAAGTCTTTCTTCATTTTTTGGGCAATCAGTAATAATTATTTGAATTTTTCCCGTTCTTGAACCCTTAAAAATCGTCTTTATGAGATTTGATGAGATTGATGACTTCAGTTGGTTATGGATTAGTCATAATCATTATCTGGATCGTACATCCAGCTAGAAGAATCATAATCATCCATTGGTGTATAGTTAGGGTTTGGTTCCCTATAATCATCATCTGAATCGTCATCTCTATCTTCATAGTCTATCGAGCTGCTGTAACTGGGCCTTTGGCTATAAGAATTTGTATTAGCAGATTGATTGACGGGTTGAGGCGGGAAGTTATCAGAATTAGACTCTTCTTTTGTCCATCCAAACAAATGGCCGAAAAAATTAAACATGAGATTTTCTCCTAAAGGGAATTAATTGATTTCATTTTATTGCCTTCGCAATGCCGCAGACTTTACATTTTGCTCGCTTTCTTTGTGTTAAATTCATTTAGGCTCGCTATAGAATTTAATCATCCTCGTCACTCATTTCATTTTGAGAAAGCATTGCTTCATTCCAGCTACTAATAATCCAAGGCTGAAGCTGATCTGCTCTAGCTACTACTGGTCGAATATTGCTATAATAAGTTGTCTGTCTAATAGGATTCATTACCGTTCTAACCCGTAGAGGAATCTTTCCTTCACGAACTTCTAAGGGCGCAATTAAATCGGGAGTTGTTGTGATATTTTCTTGGCTTTTTAGGTAAATAGGGATAAAATACTGCATTTTCCCATAATACCAACAAGGCTGATATAACCCCTTATAGATAGACCATTGAATTGCCCCATTTAATGCACATATTTGAGTAACCGTACTGGCTGGTGCAAGAAATTCTACCCGTCCAACATTATCACGAAGTATATGCTCATCGCTGATCACAATTTCATTACCAAGGGGTATTTCAGGTGCTTTAGGGACTTCGGGAGGAGGTGGCAATTCCACCTCCTCATCACTGAAATTTTCTCCAGTTCCCGCATCGGTTAATCTCCAAGGTTGATCGTCACGTTGATTGGGTTCAAACTTTAAATATAATGGAACATTATATCGATTTCTTAACAAGCCAGCTGCTACAATAAAACCATCTTTATATTCTAAGAATTTTTCTTGTTCTATACTCCAATAAAGGGTAATTGCTATGTATTTCTTTAAAACATCTAACTCTTTCCCCCAATTCTCTTGAAGTGACTGTTCATTTAGTTTATTTAGAGCTTTTTGAGTAATAAAGCTAAAACTATAAAGGCAGTCCCGTAGTAAATTCCGGGTTCTTGGTGAACCATATTGCTCCAACAAGTCTTCTTTATTAATCATAAGTTCATCTCCCTAGTTAAAATAATATTGTAAAGATTACGAAAAAAATTCTTTGACTTTTACAGATGAAAAATTATTCTCGCATTGCTTTTTAAAAGCCTTAAACTGAGAATTATTATCAAACACAACTTTTATAGTATTGGATAAGGGAATATAGTAAGTCCCCCCAATTTTGATGGCCCCATTTTCGATAGCCAACTTCTCAATATCCATTGTAAGTTGTGTATTTGAAACGTCGTATTCAATTTGTCCTGTAACTGGCATATACTACTTCCTCTTCTATAAAGGTCATAGCTCCACTATAAAACCGATGCCAGATTTCGTATAGACGGAAAATATCTGATTTTATCGGCAACTTTTGGTAAATTCCTTGCCCAACATCGGAAAATGTCGGAAAATGTCTGGTATAATAGAGAATCCCTGACATTGACCCAAGCGGATGAATCTTAAGGAAATGTTAAAACTCGCAGATGATCTAGTATTTGCAAAGACAGGTCAGCACCTTGATGACTTGCAAGAAGCGGTACTGCGGGGAACAATCCAAGGTGAAACCTATCAAAAAATCGCCGATGAGTCTCATTGTTCGGAAGGTCATGTTAGGGATGTAGGTTCTAAATTGTGGCAGATCCTGTCAGAGATGTTAGGGGAAGAAATCCATAAAGGGAATTATAGAGCCACAATGGAAAGGCTACGGATTTCTATTTTTTCTGATAATTCTCATCAAGATTATGTAAAAATTGGTAGCATACATATTTGTCGGGAAAATTGGCAGACCTCGGATATACCCAAGAGCGAAAATAATCTTAAAAATCCTGATGCTACACCAACTGAAACCCGGCATCAAGATTTGAGTGAAATGCCAGATTTGCGGATTTGCTATGACCGCACTGATGAACTTAAAACTTTGAAAAAATGGGTAATTCAAGACAATTGTCGCCTTGTCACCATCGAGGGGATGAGTGGCATTGGCAAAACTACCCTGGCAACAGAACTTATCCGCGACATTAAAGATGAATTTGACTATGTTGTGTGGCGAAGTCTGGAAAAATGCCCGACCTTTCCCGAACTAGAAGCAAACCTGATTGATTTTTTTTTCCAGCCGTCAAAAATCAAATTAGGCAAAAAGAACCTTCAACCTTTATCCCTGAGCAAATACCTGCAAAAGCATCGCTGTTTAGTCGTCTTCGATGATGTTCACCACCTCTTTAGTTCGGGGAAATTTGCCGGAGAATATAAACGGGAAACTCAGGATTATTTCCCTTTTTTTAAACAAATCGAAGAATTATCCCATCAAAGTTGCTTGTTACTACTTGGGTGGGAACAACCGAGACAAGTTACTCAACAAAACAAGGAATATTATCCCATTAACACTCTGAAACTTCGAGGCTTGAACTACAAAGCGGCCCTTAAAATATTTAAGGATAGAGGGGTTGCAAGTTCAGAAATGAGTCAATCATTAATTTCTATGTACCAAGGCAATCCTTTCTGGTTAAAAATATTGGCTACTTTGATGCAAGACTTGGATATCAGCCCTCGGGAGTTATTTG includes the following:
- the pgeF gene encoding peptidoglycan editing factor PgeF, translating into MHTWHWRNWNGLPYLTCSLLEPWAHGFFTQQFWPRSPEELVEVLQPTASVYRVKQVHGNRVLSTQTLTPQVREEELVEDAPQKPEADGLMSAGSQEAIWVCSADCSPVLIGDMRSGQVAALHSGWRGTAENIVAVAIAEMVKQGSQLEELRVAIGPAISGPVYQVNTEVAIQTCASLVDLDNPENILKTVQDFPNPPILPDSEPGKSRLDVRRTIELQLEKLGITSEQVAISPHCTYQDPENFFSYRRDGLKKVQWSGIVSW
- a CDS encoding DUF3825 domain-containing protein, producing the protein MINKEDLLEQYGSPRTRNLLRDCLYSFSFITQKALNKLNEQSLQENWGKELDVLKKYIAITLYWSIEQEKFLEYKDGFIVAAGLLRNRYNVPLYLKFEPNQRDDQPWRLTDAGTGENFSDEEVELPPPPEVPKAPEIPLGNEIVISDEHILRDNVGRVEFLAPASTVTQICALNGAIQWSIYKGLYQPCWYYGKMQYFIPIYLKSQENITTTPDLIAPLEVREGKIPLRVRTVMNPIRQTTYYSNIRPVVARADQLQPWIISSWNEAMLSQNEMSDEDD
- a CDS encoding NB-ARC domain-containing protein, with translation MLKLADDLVFAKTGQHLDDLQEAVLRGTIQGETYQKIADESHCSEGHVRDVGSKLWQILSEMLGEEIHKGNYRATMERLRISIFSDNSHQDYVKIGSIHICRENWQTSDIPKSENNLKNPDATPTETRHQDLSEMPDLRICYDRTDELKTLKKWVIQDNCRLVTIEGMSGIGKTTLATELIRDIKDEFDYVVWRSLEKCPTFPELEANLIDFFFQPSKIKLGKKNLQPLSLSKYLQKHRCLVVFDDVHHLFSSGKFAGEYKRETQDYFPFFKQIEELSHQSCLLLLGWEQPRQVTQQNKEYYPINTLKLRGLNYKAALKIFKDRGVASSEMSQSLISMYQGNPFWLKILATLMQDLDISPRELFVENTILLPEDLKDNLRQQFKRLSKMEIEVISRLAQEEKPVTLARLLEDNNISPSEVLNALQSLTRRCLIEKNEKSYLLPPLLQHYAISSMTTDGD